One genomic window of Cystobacter ferrugineus includes the following:
- a CDS encoding LETM1 domain-containing protein, translated as MKLGRAARFSSLLERYYGRLRREVRETGELYQLLARVARRQPLTPEERRRMRAQLIDLAKVLPALAIFAAPGGMLLLIALGKVLPFSLLPSAFQEDPPAPPQPAPQPVPAPRADEPARREVG; from the coding sequence ATGAAGCTGGGAAGGGCGGCCAGGTTCTCCTCGCTGCTAGAGCGCTACTATGGCCGGTTGCGGCGCGAGGTGCGTGAGACGGGGGAGCTGTATCAGCTGCTCGCCCGGGTCGCTCGCCGGCAGCCGCTCACGCCCGAGGAACGCCGACGCATGCGGGCGCAGTTGATCGACCTGGCCAAGGTGCTCCCCGCGCTCGCGATCTTCGCGGCGCCCGGTGGCATGTTGCTGTTGATCGCCCTGGGCAAGGTGCTGCCCTTCAGCCTGTTGCCGAGCGCCTTCCAGGAGGATCCGCCCGCCCCGCCCCAGCCGGCGCCCCAGCCAGTGCCGGCCCCACGGGCGGACGAGCCCGCGCGGCGTGAGGTGGGCTGA